Proteins encoded together in one Helicobacter pylori window:
- the tatC gene encoding twin-arginine translocase subunit TatC has translation MFEDLKPHLQELRKRLMVSVGTILVAFLGCFHFWKSIFEFVKNSYKGTLIQLSPIEGVMVAVKISFSAAIVISMPIIFWQLWLFIAPGLYKNEKKVILPFVFFGSGMFLIGAAFSYYVVFPFIIEYLATFGSDVFAANISASSYVSFFTRLILGFGVAFELPVLAYFLAKVGLITDASLKAYFKYAIIVIFIVAAIITPPDVVSQIFMALPLVGLYGLSILIAKMVNPAPKDNENDTKEN, from the coding sequence ATGTTTGAAGATTTAAAACCGCATTTACAGGAATTAAGAAAGCGTTTGATGGTTTCTGTAGGGACGATTCTAGTGGCGTTTTTGGGGTGCTTTCATTTTTGGAAAAGTATTTTTGAATTCGTTAAAAATTCTTATAAAGGCACGCTCATTCAGCTCTCCCCTATTGAAGGGGTCATGGTAGCGGTTAAAATCAGTTTTTCAGCCGCTATCGTCATTTCCATGCCCATTATTTTTTGGCAATTATGGCTCTTTATCGCTCCAGGGCTTTACAAGAATGAAAAAAAAGTGATTTTGCCTTTTGTGTTTTTTGGGAGCGGCATGTTTTTAATTGGGGCGGCGTTTTCTTATTATGTGGTGTTTCCCTTCATCATTGAATACTTAGCCACTTTTGGGAGCGATGTGTTTGCGGCTAATATTTCTGCTTCTAGTTATGTGAGCTTTTTCACGCGCTTGATTTTAGGCTTTGGCGTGGCGTTTGAATTGCCTGTTTTGGCGTATTTTTTGGCTAAAGTGGGCTTGATTACCGATGCGAGCTTGAAAGCGTATTTTAAATACGCTATTATAGTGATTTTTATTGTAGCAGCCATTATCACTCCCCCTGATGTGGTGAGTCAAATCTTTATGGCGTTGCCCTTAGTGGGGCTTTATGGGCTTTCTATTTTGATTGCCAAAATGGTCAATCCGGCTCCTAAAGATAACGAAAATGACACCAAAGAGAATTAG
- the tatB gene encoding Sec-independent protein translocase subunit TatB, with product MFGMGFFEILVVLVVAIIFLGPEKFPQAVVDIVKFFRAVKKTLNDAKDTLDKEINIEEIKKETLEYQKLFENKVESLKGVKIEELEDAKITAENEIKSIQDLMQDYQRSLETNTTPNHLNEKVSNEEALNKEVSSDESPKEVKLATDNNTKEHDKEKEHV from the coding sequence ATGTTTGGCATGGGCTTTTTTGAAATCCTTGTGGTGTTGGTTGTAGCGATTATTTTTTTAGGGCCAGAAAAATTCCCCCAAGCTGTCGTGGATATAGTGAAGTTTTTTCGTGCGGTTAAAAAAACGCTCAATGACGCTAAGGACACTTTAGATAAAGAAATCAATATTGAAGAAATCAAAAAAGAAACCCTAGAGTATCAAAAACTCTTTGAAAACAAAGTGGAGAGTCTTAAAGGCGTTAAGATTGAAGAATTAGAAGACGCTAAAATAACTGCAGAAAATGAGATTAAAAGCATTCAGGACTTGATGCAAGATTATCAACGCAGTTTAGAAACCAACACAACCCCTAACCATTTAAACGAAAAAGTCTCCAATGAAGAAGCCCTAAATAAAGAAGTTTCAAGCGATGAATCTCCTAAAGAAGTCAAATTAGCAACCGATAACAACACCAAAGAACACGACAAAGAAAAAGAGCATGTTTGA
- the queA gene encoding tRNA preQ1(34) S-adenosylmethionine ribosyltransferase-isomerase QueA: MREFDLESYDYCLPKELIANYPVLPKEKAKLLVYERRSQKITHTTFEHVLDFFPKNALIVLNDTKVMKARLFGSKHAFLPSKTTEVFFHRFFKGNTALTQIKGKIKVGDKIFFDENYYAEVLELLHNGQRLIAFYDNQTPLNQENILKLLEQYGHMPLPPYIKRADESLDAHEYQSVFAKHIGAVAAPTASLHFSQHGLEKLLKDFKHAFLTLHVGAGTFLGVETKDIREHQIHTEVLHIPKKSQEILQESQEILCIGTTALRSVEYFKRLKNPNQESFECDIFLHLANPIQYVNHLLTNFHLPKSSLLMLVSAMIGLEKTKEIYKIAIEKKYRFYSYGDGMLIL; the protein is encoded by the coding sequence TTGAGAGAATTTGATTTAGAAAGCTATGATTATTGTTTGCCTAAGGAATTGATCGCAAACTACCCCGTTTTGCCCAAGGAAAAGGCTAAATTACTCGTCTATGAAAGGCGTTCGCAAAAAATCACGCACACCACTTTTGAGCATGTTTTAGACTTTTTCCCTAAAAACGCCCTTATTGTGTTGAACGACACTAAAGTGATGAAAGCTAGGCTTTTTGGATCTAAACATGCCTTTTTGCCATCAAAAACGACCGAAGTGTTTTTCCACCGCTTTTTTAAAGGTAATACCGCCCTAACTCAAATCAAGGGTAAGATCAAAGTGGGGGATAAGATCTTTTTTGATGAAAATTATTACGCTGAAGTTTTGGAATTACTCCATAACGGCCAACGCTTGATCGCTTTTTATGACAATCAAACCCCCTTAAATCAAGAAAATATCTTAAAGCTTTTAGAGCAATACGGGCATATGCCCTTACCCCCTTATATTAAAAGAGCGGATGAAAGTTTGGATGCGCATGAATACCAGAGCGTGTTCGCTAAACACATTGGCGCGGTGGCTGCCCCTACAGCGTCATTGCATTTTTCTCAACACGGCTTAGAAAAATTATTGAAAGATTTCAAGCACGCTTTTTTAACCTTGCATGTGGGGGCTGGGACTTTTCTTGGCGTAGAAACTAAGGATATTAGAGAGCATCAAATCCATACAGAAGTTTTGCATATTCCTAAAAAGAGCCAAGAAATTTTGCAAGAATCCCAAGAGATTTTATGCATCGGCACGACCGCTTTAAGGAGCGTGGAATACTTCAAACGCTTAAAAAACCCTAATCAAGAATCGTTTGAATGCGACATATTCTTGCATCTTGCTAACCCTATTCAGTATGTTAATCATTTGCTCACTAATTTCCATTTGCCTAAATCTAGCCTTTTAATGCTTGTGAGCGCGATGATAGGCTTAGAAAAAACCAAAGAAATCTACAAAATAGCCATAGAAAAGAAGTATCGTTTTTATTCCTATGGCGATGGGATGCTGATTTTATGA
- a CDS encoding outer membrane beta-barrel protein — translation MCSKKIRNLILCFGFILSLHAEENIAKENMTETNTTEENTPKDAPILLEEKRAQTLEFEENKEVKKNIDEKSLLEEIHKKKRQLYMLKGELHEKNESLLFQQMAKNKSGFFIGVILGDIGVSAHSYEKFEPLSNIQASPLLYGLRSGYQKYFANGISALRFYGEYLGGAMKGFKSDSLASYQTASLNIDLLMDKPIDKEKRFALGIFGGIGVGWNGMYQNLKEIRGYSQPNAFGLVLNLGVSMTLNLKHRFELALKMPPLKETSQTFLYYFKSTNIYYISYNYLL, via the coding sequence ATGTGTTCTAAAAAAATAAGAAATCTCATTTTATGCTTTGGTTTTATTTTAAGCTTGCACGCTGAAGAGAATATCGCCAAAGAAAACATGACCGAAACGAACACGACTGAAGAAAACACCCCTAAAGACGCTCCCATTCTTTTGGAAGAAAAACGCGCCCAAACGCTAGAGTTTGAAGAAAACAAGGAAGTTAAAAAGAATATTGATGAAAAAAGCCTGCTTGAAGAAATCCATAAGAAAAAACGCCAGCTTTACATGCTTAAAGGGGAATTGCATGAAAAGAATGAATCTCTCTTATTCCAACAAATGGCTAAAAATAAGAGCGGTTTTTTTATAGGCGTAATCCTTGGCGATATAGGGGTTAGCGCTCATTCTTATGAGAAGTTTGAACCTTTAAGCAATATTCAAGCTTCTCCTTTGTTGTATGGCTTAAGGAGCGGGTATCAAAAGTATTTTGCTAACGGGATTAGTGCCTTACGCTTTTATGGGGAATATTTAGGGGGGGCGATGAAAGGGTTCAAAAGCGATTCTTTGGCTTCTTATCAAACCGCAAGCTTGAATATTGATCTATTGATGGATAAGCCTATTGACAAAGAAAAAAGGTTTGCGTTAGGGATATTTGGAGGCATTGGAGTGGGGTGGAATGGGATGTATCAAAATTTAAAAGAGATTAGAGGGTATTCACAGCCCAACGCCTTTGGGTTGGTGTTAAATTTAGGGGTGAGCATGACGCTCAACCTCAAACACCGCTTTGAATTAGCCCTAAAAATGCCTCCCTTAAAAGAAACTTCGCAAACCTTTTTATATTATTTTAAAAGCACTAATATTTATTATATTAGTTACAACTATTTATTGTAA
- the panB gene encoding 3-methyl-2-oxobutanoate hydroxymethyltransferase, with amino-acid sequence MSMQTAPIKKITLNHLQAKKNQEKIIAITAYDALFAQIFDPLVDVILVGDSLNMSFFNQNDTLSASVGMMLYHTKAVCAGAKTPFIITDMPFGSYKDEKTALKNAIRVYKETQASAIKLEGGKEKAKLVKTLTNEGIIVVGHIGLMPQFVRLDGGYKIKGKNEEQQKKLLEDALSLEEAGVGLLVLEGITTPIAQKITQTIKIPTIGIGSGKDCDGQILVWSDMLGFFDSFKPKFVREYLKGKELIQNAIKQYADDVKKGNFPNELESYH; translated from the coding sequence ATGAGCATGCAAACCGCCCCAATTAAAAAAATCACTCTCAACCACCTCCAAGCTAAAAAAAATCAAGAAAAAATCATCGCCATTACCGCTTATGATGCACTATTCGCTCAAATATTTGATCCGCTAGTGGATGTGATTTTAGTGGGCGATAGTTTGAATATGAGTTTTTTCAATCAAAACGACACTTTAAGCGCAAGTGTGGGAATGATGCTCTATCACACCAAAGCCGTGTGCGCAGGCGCTAAGACTCCTTTTATCATCACAGACATGCCCTTTGGAAGCTATAAAGATGAAAAAACAGCCCTAAAAAACGCCATTAGAGTTTATAAAGAAACCCAAGCGAGCGCGATCAAACTAGAGGGGGGAAAAGAAAAAGCGAAACTGGTTAAAACGCTCACTAATGAGGGTATTATTGTGGTAGGGCATATTGGCTTGATGCCCCAATTCGTGCGTCTTGATGGAGGCTATAAGATTAAGGGCAAAAATGAAGAGCAACAAAAAAAGCTTTTAGAAGACGCCTTGAGTTTAGAAGAAGCCGGGGTAGGTTTGTTGGTTTTAGAGGGTATAACCACCCCTATCGCTCAGAAAATCACGCAAACAATCAAAATCCCCACAATCGGCATAGGGAGCGGCAAGGATTGCGACGGGCAGATTTTAGTGTGGAGCGATATGTTAGGCTTTTTTGATAGCTTTAAGCCTAAATTCGTGCGAGAATACCTTAAGGGGAAAGAATTGATTCAAAACGCTATCAAACAATACGCTGATGATGTGAAAAAGGGAAACTTCCCTAACGAATTAGAAAGTTATCATTAA
- the ruvB gene encoding Holliday junction branch migration DNA helicase RuvB: MKERIVNLETLDFETSQEVSLRPNLWEDFIGQEKIKSNLQISICAAKKRQESLDHMLFFGPPGLGKTSISHIIAKEMETNIKITAAPMIEKSGDLAAILTNLQAKDILFIDEIHRLSPAIEEVLYPAMEDFRLDIIIGSGPAAQTIKIDLPPFTLIGATTRAGMLSNPLRDRFGMSFRMQFYSPSELALIIKKAAVKLNQDIKEESADEIAKRSRGTPRIALRLLKRVRDFALVKNSSLMDLNITLHALNELGVNELGFDEADLAYLSLLANAQGRPVGLNTIAASMREDEGTIEDVIEPFLLANGYLERTAKGRIATPKTHALLKIPTLKSQTLF; this comes from the coding sequence ATGAAAGAACGGATAGTCAATTTAGAAACTTTGGATTTTGAAACTTCTCAAGAAGTGAGTTTGCGCCCCAATCTTTGGGAAGATTTTATCGGTCAAGAAAAGATTAAAAGCAACTTGCAAATTTCTATTTGCGCGGCTAAAAAACGCCAAGAGAGTTTGGATCACATGCTCTTTTTTGGCCCGCCCGGTTTGGGTAAAACTTCAATCAGCCATATCATCGCTAAAGAAATGGAAACCAATATCAAAATCACGGCCGCTCCCATGATAGAAAAAAGCGGTGATTTAGCCGCCATTTTGACTAACTTGCAAGCTAAAGACATTCTTTTTATTGATGAAATCCACCGGCTTAGCCCGGCGATTGAAGAGGTTTTATACCCGGCTATGGAAGATTTCAGGCTGGATATTATCATAGGCTCAGGCCCGGCCGCTCAAACCATTAAAATTGATTTACCCCCTTTCACCCTTATTGGTGCTACCACTAGAGCTGGAATGCTCTCTAACCCCTTAAGAGACAGATTTGGCATGAGTTTTAGAATGCAATTTTATAGCCCTAGCGAACTGGCCCTTATCATTAAAAAAGCCGCCGTTAAACTCAACCAAGACATCAAAGAAGAAAGCGCTGATGAAATCGCTAAAAGGAGTAGAGGTACGCCAAGGATCGCTTTAAGGCTTTTAAAAAGGGTGCGCGATTTTGCACTCGTTAAAAATTCAAGCTTGATGGATTTAAACATCACTTTGCATGCTTTGAATGAATTGGGCGTGAATGAATTAGGCTTTGATGAAGCGGATTTGGCGTATTTATCTTTGTTGGCTAACGCTCAAGGACGACCGGTGGGTTTGAACACGATTGCAGCATCTATGAGAGAAGATGAAGGCACGATTGAAGATGTGATTGAGCCTTTTTTACTCGCTAATGGTTATTTAGAGCGCACCGCTAAAGGCAGGATCGCCACGCCTAAAACCCATGCGCTTTTAAAAATCCCCACTTTAAAGTCTCAAACTTTATTTTAA
- a CDS encoding outer membrane protein: MYYLRILILSISFLNILNAENLSYMSSSYQIGTVFMRPLNTNKLLQGASILQGYEVNPKNDWAYSRYYFFIDYGNVLFNNDSTLQANMFTYGVGGDFMVAYAKNPINRWAFFFGLQLAANTWILNNKVKDLVVNTWDSLKDFNFHNTYFRAIGKFGVQFRTIVLYHKVDVEIGMKIFLTPERRSLFERSFLFFISHSWHF, encoded by the coding sequence GTGTATTATTTAAGAATTTTAATACTGAGTATAAGTTTTTTAAATATTTTAAATGCTGAAAATTTGAGTTATATGTCTTCTTCTTATCAAATAGGCACGGTGTTTATGCGCCCTTTAAACACCAACAAGCTTTTACAAGGGGCTTCAATCCTTCAAGGCTATGAAGTGAATCCTAAAAACGATTGGGCTTATTCTAGGTATTATTTCTTTATAGATTATGGTAATGTGCTTTTTAATAATGACTCTACTTTGCAAGCGAACATGTTCACTTATGGGGTGGGAGGGGATTTTATGGTCGCCTACGCTAAAAACCCTATCAACCGCTGGGCTTTTTTCTTTGGCTTGCAACTGGCCGCTAACACATGGATACTCAACAATAAAGTCAAAGATTTGGTGGTGAATACTTGGGATTCATTAAAAGATTTCAATTTTCACAACACTTATTTCAGGGCTATCGGTAAATTTGGGGTGCAGTTTCGCACGATCGTTTTGTATCATAAGGTGGATGTGGAAATTGGCATGAAAATCTTTTTAACCCCTGAAAGGCGCAGCTTGTTTGAAAGGAGCTTTTTGTTTTTTATTTCGCATTCGTGGCATTTTTAA
- the rsmG gene encoding 16S rRNA (guanine(527)-N(7))-methyltransferase RsmG, with translation MNPLLQDYARILLEWNQTHNLSGAKNLSELEPQITDALKPLEFVKDFKSCLDIGSGAGLPAIPLALEKPETQFILLEPRIKRAAFLNYLKSVLPLKNIEIIKKRLEDYQNLLQVDLITSRAVASSSFLIEKSQRFLKDKGYFLFYKGEQLKNEIACKDTECFMHQKRVYFYKSKESLC, from the coding sequence ATGAACCCCTTATTGCAAGATTATGCACGCATCCTTTTAGAATGGAATCAAACGCACAATTTGAGCGGCGCGAAAAATTTAAGCGAGTTAGAACCCCAGATCACAGACGCTCTAAAGCCCTTAGAATTTGTCAAAGATTTTAAAAGCTGCTTGGATATTGGGAGCGGGGCGGGACTTCCTGCTATCCCTTTAGCCCTTGAAAAACCGGAAACACAATTCATTCTTTTAGAGCCAAGAATAAAAAGAGCGGCTTTTTTAAATTACCTTAAAAGCGTTTTGCCTTTAAAAAATATTGAAATCATTAAAAAGCGTTTAGAAGATTATCAAAATCTTTTACAAGTGGATTTAATCACTTCTAGAGCGGTCGCTAGCTCTTCTTTTTTGATAGAAAAAAGCCAACGCTTCCTAAAAGATAAGGGGTATTTTTTATTCTATAAAGGCGAGCAGTTAAAGAATGAAATCGCTTGTAAAGACACTGAATGCTTTATGCATCAAAAGCGTGTTTATTTTTACAAATCAAAGGAAAGTTTATGTTAA
- a CDS encoding outer membrane beta-barrel protein, producing the protein MKLKYWLVYLAFIIGLQATDYDNLEEENQQLDEKINHLKQQLTEKGVSPKEMDKDKFEEEYLERTYPKISSKKRKKLLKSFSIADDKSGVFLGGGYAYGGFNLSYQGEMLDRYGANASSAFKNNININAPVSMISVKFGYQKYFVPYFGTRFYGDLLLGGGVLKEDASKQSVGSFIYVLGAMNTDLLFDMPLDFKTKKHFLGVYAGFGIGLMLYQDRPNQNGRNLVVGGYSSPNFLWKSLIEVDYTFNVGVSLTLYRKHRLEIGTKLPISYLRMGVEEGALYQNKEDDERLLISANNQFKRSSFLLVNYAFIF; encoded by the coding sequence TTGAAACTCAAATACTGGTTAGTTTATCTGGCGTTCATTATAGGACTTCAAGCGACAGATTATGACAATTTAGAAGAAGAAAACCAACAATTAGACGAAAAAATAAACCATTTAAAGCAACAGCTCACCGAAAAAGGGGTTTCGCCCAAAGAGATGGATAAGGATAAGTTTGAAGAGGAATATTTAGAGCGAACTTACCCAAAGATTTCTTCAAAGAAAAGAAAAAAATTGCTCAAATCTTTTTCCATAGCCGATGATAAGAGCGGGGTTTTTTTGGGGGGTGGGTATGCTTATGGGGGATTTAATCTTTCTTATCAAGGGGAGATGCTAGACAGATATGGCGCGAATGCCTCTAGCGCGTTTAAAAACAATATCAATATTAACGCTCCTGTTTCTATGATTAGCGTTAAATTCGGGTATCAAAAATACTTTGTGCCTTATTTTGGGACACGATTTTATGGGGATTTATTGCTTGGGGGAGGGGTGTTAAAAGAGGATGCAAGCAAGCAATCTGTAGGCTCATTTATTTATGTTTTAGGGGCTATGAATACGGATTTGTTGTTTGATATGCCTTTAGATTTTAAAACTAAAAAGCATTTTTTAGGCGTTTATGCGGGTTTTGGGATAGGGCTTATGCTCTATCAAGACAGGCCTAATCAAAACGGGAGGAATTTAGTAGTGGGGGGCTATTCAAGCCCTAATTTTTTATGGAAATCTTTGATTGAAGTGGATTACACTTTTAATGTGGGCGTGAGTTTAACGCTTTATAGGAAACACCGCTTAGAGATTGGCACTAAATTACCGATTAGCTATTTGAGGATGGGAGTAGAAGAGGGAGCGCTCTATCAAAATAAAGAAGATGATGAGCGTTTGTTGATTTCGGCTAACAACCAGTTCAAGCGATCTAGTTTTTTATTAGTGAATTATGCGTTCATTTTTTAA
- the minC gene encoding septum site-determining protein MinC has translation MDKNQYHCPHRASQTAFNERIVMLKTNQKNVHAFEIEKQEPEAVMEFLEKNHALLQYFLIIFKYDIEPEVKAILHKHQLLFLETNRALNGRYIKTTEKDANLLKQNNPNAIEPKTTIYERNIRSGEEIYSANHLIFLGNIHNGAKIISEGSVSVYGVCEGAIVCFGEYLILKEVKSAQIVFQNQILSLKEVERLLVNKNIKIITKNDDILDIKEVL, from the coding sequence ATGGATAAAAACCAATATCATTGCCCCCATAGAGCAAGCCAAACGGCTTTTAATGAAAGGATAGTCATGTTAAAAACGAATCAAAAAAATGTGCATGCGTTTGAAATTGAAAAGCAAGAGCCTGAGGCGGTCATGGAATTTTTAGAAAAAAACCATGCCCTTTTGCAATATTTTCTCATTATATTTAAATACGATATTGAACCAGAAGTCAAAGCCATTTTGCACAAACACCAGCTTTTGTTTTTAGAAACGAATCGCGCTTTAAACGGGCGCTATATCAAAACCACAGAAAAAGACGCTAACCTTTTAAAGCAAAATAACCCTAATGCGATAGAACCCAAAACAACGATTTATGAGCGTAATATCAGGAGCGGGGAAGAGATTTATAGCGCTAACCACCTTATTTTTTTGGGTAATATCCACAACGGGGCGAAGATCATTTCAGAAGGTTCTGTGTCAGTTTATGGGGTTTGCGAAGGGGCGATTGTGTGCTTTGGAGAGTATTTGATCTTAAAAGAAGTCAAGAGCGCTCAAATCGTTTTTCAAAATCAAATTTTGTCTCTAAAAGAGGTTGAACGGCTTTTAGTAAATAAAAATATTAAAATAATCACTAAAAATGACGATATACTAGACATAAAGGAAGTATTATGA
- a CDS encoding two-component system response regulator: protein MKLLVVDDSSTMRRIIKNTLSRLGYEDVLEAEHGVEAWEKLDANADTKVLITDWNMPEMNGLDLVKKVRADSRFKEIPIIMITTEGGKAEVITALKAGVNNYIVKPFTPQVLKEKLEVVLGTND from the coding sequence TTGAAACTACTGGTAGTAGATGATAGCTCAACTATGAGAAGAATTATTAAAAATACACTTTCACGCTTAGGCTATGAAGATGTTTTAGAAGCTGAGCATGGGGTGGAAGCTTGGGAAAAATTGGACGCTAATGCGGACACTAAGGTGCTTATTACAGATTGGAACATGCCTGAAATGAACGGGTTGGATCTCGTTAAAAAGGTGCGTGCGGACAGCCGATTTAAAGAAATCCCTATCATTATGATCACCACAGAGGGCGGTAAAGCTGAGGTCATTACGGCTTTAAAAGCGGGCGTGAATAACTACATTGTGAAACCTTTTACCCCCCAAGTTTTGAAAGAAAAATTAGAGGTTGTTTTAGGGACAAACGATTGA
- a CDS encoding prokaryotic metallothionein family protein, translating into MLYASKACLFLQIKGKFMLRILIPLLIIVWVLWRLFLRQKPHKDNHSYTQQTPKELEDHMIVCSKCQTYVSSKDAIYSGAVAYCSETCLKDKR; encoded by the coding sequence ATGCTTTATGCATCAAAAGCGTGTTTATTTTTACAAATCAAAGGAAAGTTTATGTTAAGAATTTTAATCCCCCTACTCATTATCGTGTGGGTTTTATGGCGTTTGTTTTTAAGGCAAAAACCCCACAAAGACAACCACTCTTACACGCAACAAACCCCCAAAGAATTAGAAGATCACATGATTGTATGCTCTAAATGCCAAACCTATGTCTCTAGCAAAGACGCTATTTACAGCGGAGCGGTAGCCTATTGCAGTGAAACCTGTTTGAAGGATAAGAGGTAA
- a CDS encoding M23 family peptidase, which yields MIFNALITKTKALSFSLNSEEDALNNNDETLFWDLKKPIKIKIVAPKGIKRYKLKVTTQDNLILYEKESLVLDKPKSLEVPLIKPEIMGLEDKCLWYEIKANDWSYANFFNGNKASFKQEVCIDTIKPSIVILSRSPSIAYGGSAVVVFEALDKNLSQAFVRVKKKDFEAFRLLEFKQRNVFIALVPWPYKNKDFKAFIVAKDKAYNSNTALLLFKRKIHRLREKDIDLSALKDKIAKQEKFQNHTEQTLLEIFSNARLKDLEKIQKIALEQGDFYKDFSHFQALKPLNGPFKMVSNFLENRRFLKDNQVLFKFLHLGVDLIPSKDLSLAFDPSMKRVFKGELDFYGNSLINCYGLGLCVFLAHLKDDESVGSSGLKLGIGLHLGMLLQGVFVRPNEWLNEQWIKTNIIAPIEQAKRLLMKG from the coding sequence TTGATTTTTAACGCTTTAATCACAAAAACCAAAGCTTTAAGTTTTAGTTTGAATAGCGAAGAGGATGCGCTCAATAACAATGATGAAACGCTTTTTTGGGATTTAAAAAAGCCCATTAAGATTAAAATAGTAGCCCCAAAGGGCATCAAACGCTATAAATTAAAAGTAACCACACAAGACAATTTGATCTTATATGAAAAAGAAAGTCTGGTATTGGATAAACCCAAGTCTTTAGAAGTGCCTTTGATCAAGCCTGAAATCATGGGGCTAGAAGACAAGTGCCTTTGGTATGAAATTAAAGCTAATGATTGGAGTTATGCTAATTTTTTCAATGGCAATAAAGCGTCTTTCAAACAAGAAGTGTGCATTGATACGATAAAACCCTCAATCGTTATTTTATCTCGTTCCCCAAGCATCGCTTATGGGGGGAGCGCGGTAGTTGTCTTTGAAGCTTTGGATAAGAATTTGTCTCAAGCGTTTGTGCGCGTCAAAAAAAAGGATTTTGAAGCTTTCAGGCTTTTAGAATTCAAACAGCGTAATGTTTTTATCGCTCTAGTGCCTTGGCCTTATAAAAATAAGGATTTTAAGGCGTTCATTGTCGCTAAAGATAAAGCCTATAACTCTAATACCGCCCTTTTATTGTTCAAGCGAAAAATCCATCGTTTGAGGGAAAAAGATATAGACTTAAGCGCCTTAAAAGATAAGATTGCAAAGCAAGAAAAATTTCAAAATCACACTGAGCAAACTTTATTAGAAATATTTTCTAACGCGCGCTTAAAAGATTTAGAAAAAATCCAAAAAATCGCTTTAGAGCAAGGGGATTTTTATAAGGATTTTTCTCATTTTCAAGCGCTAAAACCCTTGAATGGGCCTTTTAAAATGGTAAGCAATTTTTTAGAAAATCGGCGGTTTTTAAAGGACAATCAGGTGTTGTTTAAATTCTTGCATTTAGGAGTGGATTTGATACCCAGTAAGGATTTATCTTTAGCGTTTGATCCATCTATGAAGAGGGTTTTTAAGGGGGAGTTGGATTTTTATGGTAATAGTTTAATCAATTGCTATGGGCTGGGTTTGTGCGTTTTTTTGGCGCATTTAAAAGATGATGAAAGCGTGGGGAGTAGTGGTTTGAAATTAGGGATCGGATTGCATTTAGGGATGCTTTTGCAAGGAGTTTTTGTCCGGCCCAATGAATGGCTTAATGAACAATGGATAAAAACCAATATCATTGCCCCCATAGAGCAAGCCAAACGGCTTTTAATGAAAGGATAG